From the Leptospira biflexa serovar Patoc strain 'Patoc 1 (Paris)' genome, one window contains:
- a CDS encoding MaoC family dehydratase — MYTKGKNFSEIQMGEKASFTKTISESDVYLFAGISGDFNPLHVDEEYAKKTIFGTRIAHGGLAASLLAPVLGMKLPGLGTVALETTTKFRKPVYFGDTITCLVEVVGKLDRLKAIKMKIVWTNQKGEVVSKGETLVIPPG; from the coding sequence ATGTATACGAAAGGTAAAAATTTTTCAGAAATCCAAATGGGAGAAAAGGCTTCTTTTACAAAAACTATTTCTGAATCAGATGTTTATCTTTTTGCAGGGATCAGTGGTGATTTTAATCCTTTGCATGTAGATGAAGAGTATGCGAAAAAGACAATCTTTGGAACAAGGATTGCTCATGGTGGTCTTGCCGCCTCATTACTTGCACCAGTGCTTGGAATGAAATTGCCTGGACTAGGAACAGTGGCATTGGAAACCACAACCAAATTTCGAAAACCAGTCTATTTTGGAGATACAATCACTTGTTTGGTGGAAGTAGTAGGAAAACTAGATCGTTTGAAAGCGATCAAAATGAAAATTGTTTGGACCAATCAAAAAGGAGAAGTGGTGAGTAAAGGGGAAACCTTAGTCATTCCTCCCGGTTAA
- a CDS encoding DUF1292 domain-containing protein, with amino-acid sequence MDIKDLGFQPDDFLPNRTTEEIDLVDEKGNSYQWEVFYSFSQMGNDYLVFLPTAENEYQFVNVEMDDPDSDVPGYIVMRIGQDESGEEILEEILDEDELEEIREFVEDEIGLVGQFLNREE; translated from the coding sequence ATGGACATCAAAGATTTAGGATTCCAACCAGATGATTTTTTACCGAATCGAACCACCGAAGAAATTGATTTGGTGGATGAAAAGGGAAACAGTTACCAATGGGAAGTGTTTTACTCCTTTTCTCAGATGGGAAATGACTATTTAGTTTTTTTACCCACAGCAGAGAACGAATACCAATTTGTAAATGTGGAGATGGATGATCCCGACTCGGATGTTCCAGGATACATTGTGATGCGAATTGGACAAGATGAGTCTGGTGAAGAAATCTTAGAAGAAATTTTGGATGAAGACGAATTGGAAGAAATCCGGGAATTTGTCGAAGACGAGATTGGTTTGGTTGGTCAATTCCTTAACCGGGAGGAATGA
- a CDS encoding HNH endonuclease, with product MTEPPIEPFFSDIDDEEIRRERKKAKDLKNTAWWKNKRSNGICHYCGKKFKVEELTMDHLIPLIRGGKSVKANLVPACKECNFKKKHSLPFEKEFFQ from the coding sequence ATGACCGAACCCCCAATCGAACCTTTTTTTTCGGACATCGATGACGAAGAAATTAGGCGGGAACGAAAAAAGGCAAAGGATTTAAAAAACACTGCTTGGTGGAAAAACAAACGTTCCAATGGAATTTGTCATTATTGCGGAAAAAAATTCAAAGTAGAGGAATTAACCATGGACCATCTAATTCCCCTTATACGAGGTGGGAAATCTGTCAAGGCAAACTTAGTTCCCGCATGTAAAGAATGTAACTTCAAAAAAAAACATAGCCTCCCTTTTGAAAAGGAATTCTTCCAATAA
- a CDS encoding acyltransferase family protein, with protein MGRLIYLDNLRSFALLLGIVFHSAIVYAADIKYAIQTEERSQILSYFCYWIHSFRMPMFYMISGFFSTMVIEKKGTNFYWEGRFKRVLIPTIFGLIFLAPIQYFLMEKIKSPNVGLLEFLYLFFTKENFQHSHIWFLVDLFCFSMIFLLVHKWIHKITNWVQWKTSNRRTFFLLGFSFILVLLAHTQIGKGESYFGIFKLTFVYQFTFFLSGVFSFYGKDILILRPSSHLKTIANLLWAIIVSVLFMDFEIFDPLWIYFSYVNPWYRSFHIFLWVLSPFLWTMFFVSLFGFLGNKEGKLGSYIIDASLPIYLLHHPISLSYAYIVRDLQFSIWEKFLFHNVVVLCFSFLMYEFLIRRSKPLRFLFGLKIH; from the coding sequence ATGGGACGACTCATTTATTTAGATAATCTACGTTCTTTCGCATTATTGCTAGGAATCGTTTTTCATTCGGCAATTGTTTATGCTGCCGATATCAAATACGCCATCCAAACCGAAGAAAGAAGTCAGATTCTGTCCTATTTTTGTTATTGGATTCATAGTTTCCGGATGCCTATGTTTTATATGATATCTGGATTTTTTTCTACAATGGTGATTGAGAAAAAAGGGACTAATTTCTATTGGGAGGGTAGATTCAAACGAGTTCTGATACCCACAATTTTTGGGCTGATATTTTTGGCTCCCATTCAATACTTTTTAATGGAAAAAATAAAATCACCAAACGTTGGTTTATTAGAGTTTTTATATTTATTTTTTACAAAGGAAAATTTCCAACATTCCCATATTTGGTTTTTAGTGGATCTATTTTGTTTTAGTATGATTTTCCTCTTGGTTCACAAATGGATTCATAAAATAACAAATTGGGTACAATGGAAGACGTCCAATAGAAGAACATTTTTTTTACTTGGATTCAGTTTTATTTTGGTTCTTTTGGCCCACACTCAAATTGGGAAAGGGGAATCTTATTTTGGAATTTTTAAACTGACCTTTGTCTATCAGTTCACTTTTTTCCTTTCAGGTGTTTTTAGTTTTTATGGAAAAGATATCTTAATTTTGAGACCATCATCTCATCTGAAAACAATTGCCAACTTACTTTGGGCCATCATTGTATCCGTTCTGTTTATGGATTTTGAAATTTTTGATCCACTCTGGATCTATTTTTCTTACGTGAATCCTTGGTATCGGTCTTTTCATATTTTTTTATGGGTGCTTTCGCCTTTTTTATGGACTATGTTTTTTGTATCTTTATTTGGATTTCTCGGAAACAAGGAAGGTAAACTTGGTAGTTATATCATAGATGCAAGTTTGCCGATTTATCTATTGCATCATCCAATTTCTTTATCGTATGCATACATTGTGAGAGATTTACAATTTTCCATTTGGGAAAAGTTTCTCTTTCACAATGTAGTTGTGTTATGTTTCAGTTTTTTAATGTATGAATTTTTGATCCGAAGGAGCAAACCATTACGCTTTTTGTTCGGATTAAAAATTCATTAG
- a CDS encoding flavin monoamine oxidase family protein, whose amino-acid sequence MNRKTFLKNLTATAAGVSLLSPKKFYGQSTGVVTAETKPRPSGPKKAIVLGGGLSGLYSAYLLKQTGYDVTVIERGDRFGGRISTYSNAESGIVQDLGGEWIGENQTDIKSLVKQLGLELVSANISERFLLSKTNSDSHKISSTSIDTLDKVIDLHKSLGTSQKQGLDKINFSSYARYQGLSEEEIRSMNELYRIILGADLNQISSESVLDDLSALQSALKPKYLVKGGAEQIIQSLVAQLKGQELLLGEMATKVSQQKNQVSVELSSGRTIKGNLVICTLPSAAVLDIKWTPTLPKDLIYSALRMQTGKISKNICFVKSNTGLSNFFQNTNTAAETFYVSDLAIGANITAVTSITTGDKASLFEKGSDRQKKILMESALEELGNFEIIAEKPFHFHSFQKTTGRSGFVSLFPPGSYGIKDVWNEPFERVFFAGEHLALHTGSMDSAVASSIQAISKT is encoded by the coding sequence ATGAATCGAAAAACATTCCTTAAAAATTTGACTGCTACTGCCGCTGGAGTGAGCCTCCTTTCCCCCAAAAAATTCTACGGACAATCCACAGGAGTGGTCACTGCGGAAACGAAACCACGACCATCTGGACCCAAAAAAGCGATAGTGCTCGGTGGTGGTCTATCTGGTCTTTATTCTGCTTATTTACTCAAACAAACAGGTTATGACGTCACTGTGATTGAAAGAGGAGATCGTTTCGGAGGCAGGATCAGCACCTATTCCAATGCCGAATCGGGAATCGTACAAGACTTAGGTGGCGAATGGATCGGTGAAAACCAAACCGATATCAAAAGCCTTGTCAAACAACTTGGATTGGAACTCGTAAGTGCCAACATATCAGAGCGATTCCTTCTTTCCAAAACCAATTCTGACTCTCATAAAATTTCTAGCACCTCGATTGATACTTTAGATAAGGTGATCGACTTACACAAGTCACTTGGGACTTCACAAAAACAAGGATTAGACAAAATCAATTTTTCCTCTTATGCAAGATACCAAGGTTTATCCGAAGAAGAAATCCGATCCATGAACGAACTCTATCGGATCATTTTGGGAGCCGACTTAAACCAAATTTCCAGTGAATCTGTTCTCGATGATTTATCAGCATTACAATCTGCGCTCAAACCGAAATACTTAGTGAAAGGCGGTGCTGAACAAATCATACAATCGCTTGTCGCACAATTAAAAGGACAGGAATTATTATTGGGAGAAATGGCAACTAAGGTTTCCCAACAAAAAAACCAAGTGAGTGTCGAGTTATCTTCAGGAAGGACCATCAAAGGGAATTTGGTAATTTGTACCCTCCCTTCTGCGGCTGTACTTGATATCAAATGGACACCAACATTGCCAAAAGATTTAATTTATTCCGCACTCAGAATGCAAACGGGTAAAATTTCGAAAAACATCTGTTTTGTGAAATCAAATACAGGTTTATCAAATTTTTTCCAAAACACCAATACAGCAGCTGAAACTTTTTATGTTTCAGATCTTGCCATTGGCGCAAACATTACAGCTGTCACATCCATAACAACAGGTGATAAAGCATCTCTGTTTGAGAAAGGGAGTGATCGCCAGAAAAAAATATTAATGGAATCCGCGCTCGAAGAGTTGGGTAATTTTGAAATCATAGCAGAAAAACCATTTCATTTTCATAGTTTTCAAAAAACGACAGGTAGGTCCGGGTTTGTATCCTTATTTCCACCTGGAAGTTACGGAATCAAAGATGTTTGGAATGAACCATTCGAAAGGGTATTTTTTGCAGGAGAACACCTCGCCTTACACACAGGAAGTATGGATTCAGCGGTTGCGTCGTCGATCCAAGCGATTAGTAAAACCTAA